Genomic segment of Candidatus Margulisiibacteriota bacterium:
CCAATCCCGAGTTACTTGAAAAATGGGACATTCTTTATATTATTATCAATTCTTTTATTCTTGCCAAGGACTATCAAACAGCCCTGGCCATTACAGATGCTGCGTTAAACCAACCGACAACAGCAAAAGATGAGCTTTATAATAAACGCGGCATTATTTTTTATCGTATTAAAAAACTTAGCAAGGCCATAGAGGCATTTAAGGCTGCTCTTGTTTTATCTCCGGATAACTTACTGTTTATGGAAAACCTGGCTGATGTTTATCTTAAACTTCATC
This window contains:
- a CDS encoding tetratricopeptide repeat protein yields the protein MENLLAGMISFGQNDYVIATKHFRHIIQEIVTNPELLEKWDILYIIINSFILAKDYQTALAITDAALNQPTTAKDELYNKRGIIFYRIKKLSKAIEAFKAALVLSPDNLLFMENLADVYLKLH